Proteins from a genomic interval of Xylocopa sonorina isolate GNS202 chromosome 4, iyXylSono1_principal, whole genome shotgun sequence:
- the Haf gene encoding leucine-rich repeat and fibronectin type-III domain-containing protein hattifattener isoform X1, with translation MNIRPTVVLLLLASIIATVAATSSCPWARHMVDLESSCICNYNLARELSVQCDIVDYEQLLSAMRHHASKTVVELFYINNSTIGTLRNGSLASVEIKNMQLSGCQIKTIEPEAFKGQEYSLKSINLKDNELTEIPSVTLKALRNLTVLDLSMNKITRVNDNTFIGLKLITLKLSDNEVTLAPAAFRGLEKSLKNLNLKGTKQKKVPEALRGLKTLAFLDLSQNSIKELPGSAGAKAFEGLESLTGLNLERNLIQNIGPDAFYGVKNTLSSLSLLNNLIPDFPTAAINTVQDLKVLDIGFNLIKELPVNAFQKNPSITLLAIDGNPLSTVPEEALARLNGTLRGLSLGGRYLVCDCRLRWIVEWIKIKDLQVTSRERKPQFCGSPQKLQEKSFYNIDPEEMSCERPPEIIGIGTVESVDTREPTGSISVPSNDNPTTRPSTSTAIATTATTSTTTLASSTTEFQRTEATYSVTPKTITNRPTVARTGNVVIMRTTLSPPKHSQEHLQQHQPRPPLVLGSPLYKSKSSDKEIIVKDVLRQDNAVIIYWDTETTNILGFKVIYRLFGDNSFKQAPPLEASEREFKIKNVPSQECIVVCVVSLEETNITPANVPYNQCKEVRTENSPTSNMDKITIAASAAICATIVVAVIIFIVANRRRARKLHTLHSIDQTKMGGPITGLPVNCCSNVGPTPSPGGPLSSMATLSAYNAQKEWDQVSAYSNRSIPRPRIFPIDRQGSITRGSCIDDVRSQGGHYSGKVSTRSVVDGQSQHSFSNTSTRYFGNNTLSSNLANTRSELRQSRQSLAAGSDRMSRTNFSPSHMPSHSSSRRQRPRSCNRTLEQNPPRPGSRYSIADSTHTLNNYEENNWTDHDMDIYMARNPTTRTGLMPL, from the exons ATATACGTCCGACGGTGGTGTTGCTGCTACTCGCAAGCATAATCGCTACCGTGGCAGCAACCTCCAGTTGTCCATGGGCGCGACACATGGTCGACCTCGAGAGCTCCTGCATCTGCAACTACAATTTGGCCCGGGAGCTGTCGGTGCAATGCGACATCGTCGACTACGAACAACTTCTGTCCGCGATGCGGCATCACGCGTCCAAGACCGTCGTGGAACTGTTCTACATAAACAACAGCACGATCGGGACCCTGAGGAACGGTTCCCTCGCGTCGGTCGAAATCAAGAACATGCAGCTGTCCGGCTGCCAGATCAAGACGATCGAGCCAGAGGCTTTTAAAGGGCAGGAGTACTCGTTGAAAAGCATCAACTTGAAGGACAACGAGCTGACGGAGATCCCAAGCGTCACCTTGAAAGCGCTGAGGAATCTCACTGTGCTGGACCTATCGATGAATAAAATCACGAGGGTGAACGATAACACTTTCATAGGGTTGAAATTGATCACGCTGAAGCTGTCTGATAACGAGGTCACCTTGGCGCCAGCGGCGTTCCGCGGATTGGAGAAGTCGTTGAAGAATTTGAACTTGAAGGGTACTAAACAGAAGAAGGTGCCGGAAGCGCTCAGGGGTTTGAAGACTCTGGCTTTCCTCGATCTGTCGCAGAACAGTATCAAAGAGTTGCCTGGCTCTGCCGGCGCGAAAGCTTTCGAGGGGCTCGAATCGTTGACCGGATTGAACCTTGAACGGAATTTGATACAGAACATTGGCCCAGATGCTTTCTATGGGGTCAAGAACACGCTGAGCTCGTTGAGCTTGTTGAACAATCTTATCCCGGACTTCCCTACGGCCGCCATCAACACCGTTCAGGATCTTAAG GTATTAGATATTGGATTCAATTTGATAAAGGAGCTACCGGTGAATGCTTTTCAAAAGAATCCATCGATAACTCTGCTGGCGATCGACGGAAATCCTTTGTCAACCGTTCCAGAGGAGGCCCTCGCTCGATTGAACGGGACGCTTCGGGGTCTCAGTTTAGGAGGTCGATATCTGGTCTGCGACTGCAGATTGCGGTGGATCGTCGAGTGGATAAAGATCAAAGATCTGCAGGTCACCAGCCGTGAACGGAAGCCGCAGTTCTGCGGAAGTCCACAGAAGCTGCAGGAGAAAAGCTTCTACAACATCGATCCGGAAG AAATGTCGTGCGAGAGGCCTCCGGAAATAATTGGAATAGGCACTGTAGAAAGCGTGGACACCAGAGAACCCACGGGGTCCATTAGTGTGCCCAGCAATGACAATCCAACTACCAGACCATCGACCAGTACAGCAATTGCGACGACTGCAACTACGTCGACCACGACACTCGCATCTTCTACGACGGAGTTCCAACGGACCGAGGCTACGTATTCGGTTACTCCGAAGACCATCACCAACAGGCCAACGGTAGCGCGAACGGGAAACGTGGTGATAATGAGAACAACACTGTCCCCGCCGAAACATTCGCAGGAGCATCTACAACAGCATCAACCAAGACCACCGCTGGTACTTGGTTCACCTCTTTACAAGTCGAAATCCAGCGACAAAGAGATTATCGTCAAGGACGTGCTTAGACAGGACAATGCTGTAATTATATACTGGGACACGGAGACGACGAATATTTTGGGCTTCAAAGTGATTTACAGATTATTCGGTGATAACAGTTTCAAGCAGGCACCACCTCTGGAGGCCAGCGAGCGAGAGTTCAAAATTAAGAACGTTCCTTCCCAG GAATGTATCGTAGTCTGCGTAGTATCGTTAGAGGAGACCAATATCACTCCAGCGAACGTGCCCTACAATcaatgcaaggaagtgaggACAGAAAATTCGCCTACGTCCAACATGGATAAAATTACCATCGCTGCTAGCGCGGCGATCTGTGCGACCATAGTGGTCGCGGTGATCATATTCATTGTCGCGAATCGACGAAGGGCGAGGAAACTTCATACGCTCCACAGTATAGATCAGACGAAAATGGGAGGACCAATTACTGGATTACCTGTTAACTGTTGTTCCAATGTTGGCCCGACGCCTAGCCCCGGTGGACCGTTGTCATCAATGGCTACTCTTAGTGCTTATAACGCTCAGAAGGAATGGGACCAGGTATCGGCGTACAGTAACAGGAGCATTCCAAGACCAAGGATATTTCCTATTGATCGGCAAG GTTCGATAACTAGAGGCTCCTGCATCGACGACGTCAGATCTCAAGGAGGGCATTACAGCGGGAAAGTGTCGACACGATCGGTAGTCGACGGTCAATCTCAACACAGCTTTTCCAATACATCAACGAGATACTTTGGAAATAACACTTTATCCTCAAATCTTGCTAACACGAGATCAG AACTGAGACAATCTCGGCAGTCCTTAGCGGCAGGCTCTGATAGAATGTCGCGTACGAATTTCTCACCCAGTCATATGCCATCCCACTCTTCATCCAGGAGGCAAAGACCAAGATCGTGTAATCGTACACTGGAACAAAATCCACCGAGACCAGGCAGCCGATATAGCATAGCCGATTCAACGCACACTCTAAACAATTACGAGGAGAACAACTGGACTGATCATGATATGGATATATACATGGCACGCAATCCAACCACGAGGACTGGTTTAATGCCTCTCTGA
- the Haf gene encoding leucine-rich repeat and fibronectin type-III domain-containing protein hattifattener isoform X2 produces the protein MVDLESSCICNYNLARELSVQCDIVDYEQLLSAMRHHASKTVVELFYINNSTIGTLRNGSLASVEIKNMQLSGCQIKTIEPEAFKGQEYSLKSINLKDNELTEIPSVTLKALRNLTVLDLSMNKITRVNDNTFIGLKLITLKLSDNEVTLAPAAFRGLEKSLKNLNLKGTKQKKVPEALRGLKTLAFLDLSQNSIKELPGSAGAKAFEGLESLTGLNLERNLIQNIGPDAFYGVKNTLSSLSLLNNLIPDFPTAAINTVQDLKVLDIGFNLIKELPVNAFQKNPSITLLAIDGNPLSTVPEEALARLNGTLRGLSLGGRYLVCDCRLRWIVEWIKIKDLQVTSRERKPQFCGSPQKLQEKSFYNIDPEEMSCERPPEIIGIGTVESVDTREPTGSISVPSNDNPTTRPSTSTAIATTATTSTTTLASSTTEFQRTEATYSVTPKTITNRPTVARTGNVVIMRTTLSPPKHSQEHLQQHQPRPPLVLGSPLYKSKSSDKEIIVKDVLRQDNAVIIYWDTETTNILGFKVIYRLFGDNSFKQAPPLEASEREFKIKNVPSQECIVVCVVSLEETNITPANVPYNQCKEVRTENSPTSNMDKITIAASAAICATIVVAVIIFIVANRRRARKLHTLHSIDQTKMGGPITGLPVNCCSNVGPTPSPGGPLSSMATLSAYNAQKEWDQVSAYSNRSIPRPRIFPIDRQGSITRGSCIDDVRSQGGHYSGKVSTRSVVDGQSQHSFSNTSTRYFGNNTLSSNLANTRSELRQSRQSLAAGSDRMSRTNFSPSHMPSHSSSRRQRPRSCNRTLEQNPPRPGSRYSIADSTHTLNNYEENNWTDHDMDIYMARNPTTRTGLMPL, from the exons ATGGTCGACCTCGAGAGCTCCTGCATCTGCAACTACAATTTGGCCCGGGAGCTGTCGGTGCAATGCGACATCGTCGACTACGAACAACTTCTGTCCGCGATGCGGCATCACGCGTCCAAGACCGTCGTGGAACTGTTCTACATAAACAACAGCACGATCGGGACCCTGAGGAACGGTTCCCTCGCGTCGGTCGAAATCAAGAACATGCAGCTGTCCGGCTGCCAGATCAAGACGATCGAGCCAGAGGCTTTTAAAGGGCAGGAGTACTCGTTGAAAAGCATCAACTTGAAGGACAACGAGCTGACGGAGATCCCAAGCGTCACCTTGAAAGCGCTGAGGAATCTCACTGTGCTGGACCTATCGATGAATAAAATCACGAGGGTGAACGATAACACTTTCATAGGGTTGAAATTGATCACGCTGAAGCTGTCTGATAACGAGGTCACCTTGGCGCCAGCGGCGTTCCGCGGATTGGAGAAGTCGTTGAAGAATTTGAACTTGAAGGGTACTAAACAGAAGAAGGTGCCGGAAGCGCTCAGGGGTTTGAAGACTCTGGCTTTCCTCGATCTGTCGCAGAACAGTATCAAAGAGTTGCCTGGCTCTGCCGGCGCGAAAGCTTTCGAGGGGCTCGAATCGTTGACCGGATTGAACCTTGAACGGAATTTGATACAGAACATTGGCCCAGATGCTTTCTATGGGGTCAAGAACACGCTGAGCTCGTTGAGCTTGTTGAACAATCTTATCCCGGACTTCCCTACGGCCGCCATCAACACCGTTCAGGATCTTAAG GTATTAGATATTGGATTCAATTTGATAAAGGAGCTACCGGTGAATGCTTTTCAAAAGAATCCATCGATAACTCTGCTGGCGATCGACGGAAATCCTTTGTCAACCGTTCCAGAGGAGGCCCTCGCTCGATTGAACGGGACGCTTCGGGGTCTCAGTTTAGGAGGTCGATATCTGGTCTGCGACTGCAGATTGCGGTGGATCGTCGAGTGGATAAAGATCAAAGATCTGCAGGTCACCAGCCGTGAACGGAAGCCGCAGTTCTGCGGAAGTCCACAGAAGCTGCAGGAGAAAAGCTTCTACAACATCGATCCGGAAG AAATGTCGTGCGAGAGGCCTCCGGAAATAATTGGAATAGGCACTGTAGAAAGCGTGGACACCAGAGAACCCACGGGGTCCATTAGTGTGCCCAGCAATGACAATCCAACTACCAGACCATCGACCAGTACAGCAATTGCGACGACTGCAACTACGTCGACCACGACACTCGCATCTTCTACGACGGAGTTCCAACGGACCGAGGCTACGTATTCGGTTACTCCGAAGACCATCACCAACAGGCCAACGGTAGCGCGAACGGGAAACGTGGTGATAATGAGAACAACACTGTCCCCGCCGAAACATTCGCAGGAGCATCTACAACAGCATCAACCAAGACCACCGCTGGTACTTGGTTCACCTCTTTACAAGTCGAAATCCAGCGACAAAGAGATTATCGTCAAGGACGTGCTTAGACAGGACAATGCTGTAATTATATACTGGGACACGGAGACGACGAATATTTTGGGCTTCAAAGTGATTTACAGATTATTCGGTGATAACAGTTTCAAGCAGGCACCACCTCTGGAGGCCAGCGAGCGAGAGTTCAAAATTAAGAACGTTCCTTCCCAG GAATGTATCGTAGTCTGCGTAGTATCGTTAGAGGAGACCAATATCACTCCAGCGAACGTGCCCTACAATcaatgcaaggaagtgaggACAGAAAATTCGCCTACGTCCAACATGGATAAAATTACCATCGCTGCTAGCGCGGCGATCTGTGCGACCATAGTGGTCGCGGTGATCATATTCATTGTCGCGAATCGACGAAGGGCGAGGAAACTTCATACGCTCCACAGTATAGATCAGACGAAAATGGGAGGACCAATTACTGGATTACCTGTTAACTGTTGTTCCAATGTTGGCCCGACGCCTAGCCCCGGTGGACCGTTGTCATCAATGGCTACTCTTAGTGCTTATAACGCTCAGAAGGAATGGGACCAGGTATCGGCGTACAGTAACAGGAGCATTCCAAGACCAAGGATATTTCCTATTGATCGGCAAG GTTCGATAACTAGAGGCTCCTGCATCGACGACGTCAGATCTCAAGGAGGGCATTACAGCGGGAAAGTGTCGACACGATCGGTAGTCGACGGTCAATCTCAACACAGCTTTTCCAATACATCAACGAGATACTTTGGAAATAACACTTTATCCTCAAATCTTGCTAACACGAGATCAG AACTGAGACAATCTCGGCAGTCCTTAGCGGCAGGCTCTGATAGAATGTCGCGTACGAATTTCTCACCCAGTCATATGCCATCCCACTCTTCATCCAGGAGGCAAAGACCAAGATCGTGTAATCGTACACTGGAACAAAATCCACCGAGACCAGGCAGCCGATATAGCATAGCCGATTCAACGCACACTCTAAACAATTACGAGGAGAACAACTGGACTGATCATGATATGGATATATACATGGCACGCAATCCAACCACGAGGACTGGTTTAATGCCTCTCTGA